In Actinomadura citrea, a single window of DNA contains:
- a CDS encoding SGNH/GDSL hydrolase family protein, translated as MGLVRSIAVVVAAVAGLGLVGPVASASGPEYYLALGDSLSVGVQAGAGRTDQGYTDRLHAALKARNPRLRLVKLGCPGETTTTMLKGGICRYAAGSQTGAAEAFLKAHAGHVRYVTLDIGANDTNGCLPGGGVDAGCALQGVGSLIVNLPQITARLRLAGGGSPVYAAMNYYNPGLASWVSGGRAAALASIPVIDTFNAYEHGVYLAAGFRVADVNGAFAGHDLTEVPAPPYGTVPRAVARICAWTYQCSDDDGHATAAGYQEIADAFLKVVPTMSTERAPGTA; from the coding sequence GGCCGGTCGCCTCGGCGAGCGGCCCGGAGTACTACCTGGCGCTCGGCGACTCGTTGTCCGTGGGCGTGCAGGCCGGTGCGGGGAGGACCGATCAGGGTTACACCGACCGGCTCCATGCCGCGTTGAAGGCGCGGAATCCCCGGTTGAGACTGGTGAAGCTCGGCTGCCCCGGGGAGACCACCACGACGATGCTCAAGGGCGGCATCTGCCGGTACGCGGCCGGCTCCCAGACGGGCGCCGCCGAAGCCTTCCTGAAGGCGCACGCGGGCCACGTCCGGTACGTGACTCTGGACATCGGGGCCAACGACACCAACGGGTGCCTGCCCGGCGGTGGCGTCGACGCGGGCTGCGCGCTCCAGGGCGTGGGCTCGCTGATCGTCAATCTGCCCCAGATCACCGCGCGGCTGCGGCTGGCGGGAGGCGGCTCCCCCGTCTACGCCGCCATGAACTACTACAACCCCGGCCTGGCGTCCTGGGTGTCGGGCGGCAGGGCCGCCGCCCTCGCCTCGATTCCGGTCATCGACACCTTCAACGCCTACGAGCACGGCGTCTACCTGGCCGCCGGGTTCAGGGTCGCGGACGTCAACGGCGCCTTTGCCGGGCACGACCTCACCGAGGTGCCGGCCCCTCCGTACGGCACCGTCCCCCGGGCCGTGGCACGGATCTGCGCGTGGACGTACCAGTGCAGCGACGACGACGGCCACGCGACGGCGGCGGGGTACCAGGAGATCGCCGATGCCTTCCTCAAGGTCGTGCCGACCATGTCCACCGAGCGGGCCCCCGGTACCGCCTGA
- a CDS encoding TetR/AcrR family transcriptional regulator: MSKTSAGSREKLIEAGMRLLEERGPEALNARGLAAEIGASTMAVYTHFGGMAGLYEAIGREAFARFERHLRQVPDTEDPVTDLLVLGLAYREFAMASPQRYRLMFGIASPGALPSFGHDLTAEGTPATAAEVNDAFALLPRLVRRAMNAGRIRRDDPVLVAGQIWCMIHGYVLLESTGVFGQEGRGVLHILGPHVINLLVGLGDDRAAAEHSAGQSLLNVEAAAAVAPEPAPRRGRRPRPAQ; this comes from the coding sequence ATGTCCAAGACGTCGGCGGGGTCCCGCGAGAAGCTGATCGAAGCCGGGATGCGGCTGCTGGAGGAACGGGGTCCCGAGGCGCTGAACGCGCGGGGGCTCGCCGCCGAGATCGGGGCGTCCACCATGGCCGTCTACACCCACTTCGGCGGGATGGCCGGGCTGTACGAGGCGATCGGGCGGGAGGCGTTCGCGCGCTTCGAGCGGCACCTGCGGCAGGTGCCCGACACCGAGGACCCGGTGACCGACCTGCTGGTCCTGGGGCTGGCCTACCGGGAGTTCGCGATGGCCAGCCCGCAGCGCTACCGGCTGATGTTCGGGATCGCCTCGCCGGGGGCGCTTCCATCGTTCGGGCACGACCTCACCGCCGAGGGCACGCCGGCGACCGCCGCCGAGGTGAACGACGCCTTCGCGCTGCTGCCGCGGCTGGTGCGGCGCGCCATGAACGCCGGGCGGATCCGCCGGGACGACCCGGTCCTGGTGGCCGGGCAGATCTGGTGCATGATCCACGGCTACGTGCTGCTGGAGAGCACGGGGGTGTTCGGCCAGGAGGGCCGCGGCGTCCTGCACATCCTGGGCCCGCACGTGATCAATCTGCTGGTGGGGCTCGGGGACGACCGCGCGGCCGCCGAGCACTCCGCCGGGCAGTCGCTGCTGAACGTCGAGGCGGCCGCGGCCGTCGCACCCGAGCCCGCGCCCCGCCGGGGCCGGCGGCCGCGCCCCGCACAGTGA